In Populus nigra chromosome 1, ddPopNigr1.1, whole genome shotgun sequence, one genomic interval encodes:
- the LOC133700737 gene encoding wall-associated receptor kinase-like 8: protein MIPRGVSLIFFPLFLVPEIATVSALIMARPNCTETCGNISIPFPFGIGTGCYMNDWFSVDCNKTTADSPSRAFLSRINMEVFKISLGSTVVRVNSPIISSGCSGRGANLAINMTGSPFSFSSSNIFTAMGCNNRALLNGIEPEIVGCTSTCGASTEGKKNSYCSGNNCCQTTIPSSLQVFNASLGTPEHPINDQGRNQCKAAFIVEEEWFRNNISSREVVLYMQYVPVILRWLMYYGTDIPEGVTLYSDANNSDAKNSDAKYCDTPVNLTSGRWGSRIVTLYSNSTTCWCSPGYDGNPYLPDGCTDIDECKIPRGNSCSGMTKCVNVPGWYKCELDKAKITFLILGAATGLLLLLVGIWRLYKLLKKRKNIELKKKFFKRNGGLLLQQQLSSSDGSIQKTKIFTSKELEKATDRFNDNRILGQGGQGTVYKGMLADGMIVAVKKSKMVDEEKLEEFINEVVILSQVNHRNVVKLLGCCLETEVPLLVYEFIPNGNLFEYIHDQKEEFEFSWEMRLRIATEVARALSYLHSAASIPVYHRDIKSTNIMLDEKFRAKVSDFGTSRSIAIDQTHLTTHVQGTFGYLDPEYFQSSQFTGKSDVYSFGVVLAELLSGQKPISYERPEERRSLATHFILLMEENKIFDILDERLMGQDREEEVIAVANLARRCLNLNGRKRPTMREVAIELEQIRLSKGALHAQQSIKELENIRNEVPNVWEIAGPTTSVTIGDSRNGTDPSMDVQPLIAHETW from the exons ATGATTCCTCGTGgtgtctctttaatttttttcccgcTATTTCTAGTTCCTGAAATAGCAACTGTATCAGCACTAATTATGGCGAGGCCTAATTGTACAGAGACTTGTGGAAACATTAGCATCCCTTTTCCATTTGGAATAGGAACAGGTTGTTACATGAATGACTGGTTCTCAGTTGATTGCAACAAAACAACTGCGGATTCTCCCAGCAGGGCTTTCTTAAGCAGAATCAACATGGAGGTCTTCAAGATTTCATTAGGGAGCACTGTGGTTCGAGTAAACAGTCCAATAATTTCCTCCGGCTGTTCTGGTAGAGGTGCCAACTTAGCCATTAATATGACTGGAAGTcctttctccttctcttccTCAAATATCTTCACCGCAATGGGCTGCAACAATCGTGCTTTATTGAACGGAATTGAGCCAGAAATTGTTGGGTGCACGTCAACTTGCGGTGCTAGTacagaaggtaaaaaaaatagctacTGTTCTGGTAACAATTGCTGCCAGACCACAATTCCCTCGAGTCTCCAGGTGTTCAACGCGAGTTTGGGGACCCCAGAGCACCCTATTAATGATCAAGGCAGAAATCAATGCAAGGCAGCTTTTATAGTAGAGGAAGAATGGTTCCGGAACAATATATCAAGTCGCGAGGTGGTGCTATATATGCAATATGTTCCAGTAATCCTGCGTTGGCTTATGTATTATGGTACTGACATCCCTGAAGGTGTAACATTGTATTCTGATGCAAATAATTCTGATGCAAAGAATTCTGATGCAAAGTATTGCGACACCCCTGTGAACTTAACTTCTGGGAGGTGGGGTTCGAGAATAGTAACATTGTATTCCAATTCAACTACTTGTTGGTGCAGCCCGGGCTATGATGGCAATCCGTATCTTCCTGATGGATGCACTG ATATCGATGAGTGCAAAATTCCCAGGGGAAATTCGTGTTCGGGGATGACAAAATGTGTGAATGTGCCGGGGTGGTACAAGTGCGAGCTGGACAAAGCTAAGATCACTTTCTTGA TTCTAGGTGCGGCCACTGGATTGTTGCTGCTGCTTGTTGGTATTTGGCGGTTATATAAACttctaaaaaaaaggaagaacatTGAACTGAAGAAGAAGTTCTTCAAACGAAATGGTGGTTTATTGCTGCAGCAACAATTATCATCAAGTGATGGAAGCattcagaaaacaaaaatatttacttcCAAGGAGTTGGAAAAGGCAACCGATCGTTTTAATGATAATAGAATACTTGGTCAAGGTGGCCAAGGAACTGTTTATAAAGGAATGCTAGCAGATGGAATGATCGTTGctgttaaaaaatccaaaatggtGGATGAAGAAAAGTTGGAAGAATTTATCAATGAGGTCGTCATCCTTTCACAAGTCAATCATAGAAATGTGGTCAAGTTGCTAGGTTGTTGTTTAGAGACGGAGGTTCCTCTGCTAGTCTATGAATTCATTCCCAATGGAAATCTCTTTGAGTATATTCATGACCAGAAGGAGGAGTTCGAGTTTTCATGGGAAATGCGACTAAGGATTGCTACTGAAGTTGCTAGGGCACTTTCTTATCTTCATTCCGCAGCATCCATTCCGGTTTATCACCGTGATATCAAGTCTACAAATATAATGTTAGATGAGAAGTTCAGAGCAAAAGTATCAGATTTCGGAACTTCAAGATCGATCGCCATTGATCAAACTCATCTAACCACTCATGTTCAAGGCACTTTTGGATACTTGGACCCAGAGTACTTCCAGTCTAGCCAGTTTACCGGAAAAAGTGACGTCTACAGTTTTGGTGTTGTTCTTGCAGAGCTCTTGAGTGGGCAAAAACCAATTTCTTATGAAAGGCCGGAAGAAAGGAGAAGCTTAGCCActcattttattcttttgatggaAGAGAACAAGATATTTGATATTCTTGATGAACGACTTATGGGGCAGGACCGTGAAGAAGAAGTTATCGCAGTCGCTAATCTTGCAAGAAGATGCTTGAACTTGAATGGAAGGAAACGACCAACAATGAGAGAAGTCGCGATAGAGTTGGAGCAGATTCGGCTGTCAAAAGGAGCTCTTCATGCACAACAAAGTATTAAAGAACTTGAAAACATCAGGAATGAAGTTCCCAACGTATGGGAAATTGCTGGACCTACTACTTCAGTAACAATTGGAGATTCTAGAAATGGCACGGATCCATCTATGGATGTCCAACCATTGATTGCTCATGAAACGTGGTGA